A section of the Chryseobacterium ginsenosidimutans genome encodes:
- a CDS encoding RNA ligase 1 family protein → MKKISTLFKKDIHNLGRVINEINPENNWVLEGRAIATQKFDGSACAVINGKLYKRYDAKKGKVAPKGAIPCQAADIITGHHPHWVECDIDKKEDKYFWEGFNTLAEFSKVEDGTYELIGEKIQSNPENIKGHLLVKHGNKVLGLKSLDFDFIKSFLSNTENDMEGIVFHHIADNRMCKIRKSDFGIRRKTVKELVV, encoded by the coding sequence ATGAAAAAGATAAGTACATTATTTAAAAAAGATATACATAATTTAGGAAGAGTAATTAACGAAATTAATCCTGAAAACAACTGGGTTTTGGAGGGGAGAGCTATTGCCACTCAAAAGTTTGATGGTTCTGCATGTGCTGTTATCAATGGTAAATTATACAAAAGATATGATGCCAAAAAAGGAAAGGTAGCTCCGAAAGGTGCAATTCCGTGTCAGGCAGCGGACATTATTACAGGGCATCATCCGCATTGGGTAGAATGTGATATTGATAAAAAAGAAGACAAATATTTCTGGGAAGGCTTCAATACTTTGGCTGAATTTAGCAAAGTTGAAGACGGGACATACGAACTTATCGGTGAAAAGATACAAAGTAATCCTGAAAATATTAAAGGTCATTTATTAGTAAAGCATGGAAATAAAGTTCTTGGTTTAAAAAGTCTGGATTTTGACTTTATCAAAAGTTTCCTTAGCAATACTGAGAATGATATGGAAGGTATCGTTTTCCATCATATTGCTGATAATCGTATGTGTAAAATCAGGAAATCTGACTTTGGAATACGTAGAAAAACAGTAAAAGAACTGGTTGTTTAA
- a CDS encoding helix-turn-helix domain-containing protein — protein MRPNYTKIYQDMLKERDPQKLEDPKIQRLIKNLKTTEDILHFNELVFKQSKESSQNNQKLKTYDKKTMLKLLEYQQKHGFSTNYMSKKYKISRTTIAKWKKTFEQEFEKIVAKS, from the coding sequence ATGCGCCCTAATTATACAAAAATATATCAGGATATGCTGAAGGAAAGGGATCCTCAAAAACTGGAAGACCCTAAAATCCAACGTCTTATTAAGAATTTAAAAACCACTGAAGATATCCTACACTTTAATGAACTGGTTTTTAAGCAATCGAAAGAAAGTTCGCAAAATAATCAAAAGCTAAAAACCTATGATAAAAAGACGATGCTCAAACTTCTTGAGTATCAGCAAAAGCATGGTTTTTCCACAAATTATATGTCAAAAAAGTATAAAATAAGCAGAACTACTATTGCAAAATGGAAAAAGACATTTGAACAGGAATTCGAAAAAATAGTAGCGAAAAGTTAA
- a CDS encoding transposase codes for MLYKEIHIGQFIKHRVDELETSKERVCSFLKKDEEAIEKIYNSKSIDTDLLLRFSKLLEYDFFRIYSSHLILYSPPSAVDKSKNHKSDKIPYFRKNIYTQEIKEFIIGKIQSGEMTHSEIISEYSIPKSTLHRWLQKI; via the coding sequence ATGTTATACAAAGAAATACATATAGGACAGTTTATAAAACACAGAGTTGACGAACTGGAAACCAGTAAGGAAAGAGTGTGCAGCTTTCTAAAAAAAGATGAAGAAGCTATTGAAAAAATCTACAACAGCAAATCAATAGATACCGACCTTCTTTTACGATTTTCAAAGCTATTGGAATACGATTTTTTCAGAATTTACAGTTCACACCTTATTTTATACTCCCCTCCTTCGGCTGTTGATAAAAGTAAAAATCATAAATCTGATAAAATTCCTTACTTCAGAAAAAACATATATACTCAGGAAATTAAGGAATTTATCATTGGGAAAATACAGTCTGGTGAAATGACACACAGCGAAATTATCAGTGAATATTCTATCCCAAAAAGCACACTGCATCGGTGGCTTCAAAAAATTTAA
- a CDS encoding 3'-5' exonuclease: MKTTDNILIIDLEATCWDARPPRGQESEIIEIGVCIMDAKTGKISKNEGILVKPQFSKVSPFCTKLTSITQQLLDDEGILFEDALDILRAEYDSEDLTWASYGNYDLNMLQNQARRFNIDYPLSDDHINVKTLFGELHPTVRKSVGMARALGELNFTLEGTHHRGVDDAKNIAKILHWCLQQD, translated from the coding sequence GTGAAAACAACAGACAATATATTAATTATAGACCTCGAAGCCACGTGCTGGGACGCCCGCCCGCCGAGGGGTCAGGAAAGTGAAATCATAGAAATCGGAGTTTGCATTATGGATGCGAAAACCGGTAAGATTTCCAAAAATGAGGGGATTTTGGTGAAACCTCAATTTTCAAAAGTGAGTCCGTTTTGTACGAAACTTACTTCCATTACTCAGCAATTATTGGATGATGAAGGCATTTTATTTGAAGATGCTTTGGATATTCTGAGAGCAGAATACGATTCTGAAGATCTGACCTGGGCAAGTTACGGAAACTACGATTTGAATATGCTCCAAAATCAGGCAAGAAGATTCAATATCGATTATCCTTTGAGTGATGACCATATCAATGTGAAAACATTATTCGGAGAATTGCACCCGACCGTTCGGAAAAGTGTGGGAATGGCAAGAGCTTTAGGCGAACTGAATTTCACCCTTGAAGGCACACATCACAGAGGGGTGGATGATGCGAAGAATATTGCGAAGATTCTGCATTGGTGTTTACAACAGGATTAA
- a CDS encoding 3'-5' exonuclease yields MKTTNEILIVDLEATCWEYDRIPAGQKVDIIEIGICELNVATQAISKKQSIYVIPERSKISKFCTDLTGITPQLIKEKGIHFEEACEKIRDEYHSGSLTWAGFGNFDKEQMMQQCDYLGIENPFSESYLNVMNQFKHYNGLHKMMGLKRALKFLNMDFEGNHHSGADDAYNAAKILREILQ; encoded by the coding sequence ATGAAAACAACAAACGAAATATTAATTGTCGACTTAGAAGCCACCTGTTGGGAATATGACAGAATTCCTGCAGGACAAAAAGTCGATATTATAGAAATAGGAATTTGCGAATTAAATGTAGCAACACAAGCAATTTCCAAGAAACAGAGCATTTACGTCATTCCTGAAAGATCAAAAATAAGTAAATTTTGTACTGATCTTACGGGTATTACGCCGCAACTGATAAAGGAAAAAGGAATTCATTTTGAAGAAGCCTGCGAGAAAATAAGGGATGAATATCATTCAGGTTCCCTTACCTGGGCGGGTTTTGGAAATTTTGATAAAGAACAGATGATGCAGCAATGTGATTATCTCGGTATCGAAAATCCTTTTTCCGAAAGTTACTTAAATGTGATGAATCAATTCAAACACTATAACGGACTTCATAAAATGATGGGTTTAAAAAGAGCCCTGAAGTTCCTGAACATGGATTTTGAAGGAAACCATCACAGCGGAGCAGACGATGCTTACAATGCTGCGAAAATTTTGAGAGAGATTTTGCAGTAA
- a CDS encoding ATP-grasp domain-containing protein, whose translation MFSETEWKDFVFESLENKSNRITEDSLVQTSEAKRTIKEARLWIIGGQIIDAGYYKFDENVPFEEKVSEDGLSFANEMIQLFNLAEAFVMDICLTDEGWKIVEINCINSSGFYPNTNVKSIIKALNIYFSN comes from the coding sequence ATTTTCAGCGAAACAGAATGGAAAGATTTCGTTTTTGAATCACTGGAAAATAAATCTAACAGAATTACAGAAGATTCTTTAGTTCAGACTTCTGAAGCAAAACGAACAATTAAAGAAGCAAGACTTTGGATTATTGGCGGACAAATTATCGATGCAGGATATTATAAATTTGATGAGAATGTCCCTTTCGAAGAAAAAGTTTCAGAAGACGGATTAAGTTTTGCCAATGAAATGATTCAGCTTTTTAATCTTGCAGAAGCGTTTGTAATGGATATTTGTTTAACGGATGAAGGCTGGAAAATCGTTGAAATAAATTGTATCAACAGTTCCGGATTTTATCCAAATACCAATGTGAAAAGTATTATCAAAGCATTGAATATTTACTTTTCCAATTAA
- a CDS encoding VOC family protein has product MIKGLYETHVQVSNLENAIQFYTEVLGLELAHHDETRPIAFLWIGKNKESMLGLWEQKENLQTRHFAFSADKEDILNYSVDFLKNKNLKPYNFLKDGIDEPMVFAWMPALAIYFNDPDGNQLEFISILEGDGKPELGVISYKEWLEKKLR; this is encoded by the coding sequence ATGATTAAAGGATTATATGAAACTCACGTACAGGTAAGCAATTTGGAAAATGCAATACAGTTTTACACTGAAGTTCTAGGCTTGGAACTGGCTCATCACGATGAAACCCGTCCGATTGCATTTTTATGGATTGGAAAAAATAAAGAATCCATGTTGGGTTTGTGGGAGCAAAAAGAAAATTTGCAGACTAGACATTTCGCTTTTTCAGCAGATAAAGAAGATATTTTAAATTATTCCGTTGATTTTTTAAAAAATAAAAATCTAAAACCATACAATTTCTTAAAAGATGGAATTGATGAACCGATGGTTTTTGCGTGGATGCCTGCGTTGGCAATTTACTTTAATGATCCGGATGGAAATCAACTGGAATTTATTTCTATTTTGGAAGGTGATGGGAAACCGGAATTGGGCGTGATTTCTTATAAAGAGTGGTTGGAGAAAAAACTGAGATAA
- a CDS encoding MBL fold metallo-hydrolase, whose amino-acid sequence MVQAEIKSLLREDISILIKIPNSGKHYLCDCGEASLLTVKEVQSVSAIFISHTHIDHFSNFDGIFRHQIGSGEKIVICGPKNIHQQIESRLQSYTWNLVDENAIEYEIREIVSKEEINVYKIRPPH is encoded by the coding sequence ATGGTACAGGCAGAAATAAAAAGTCTTTTAAGAGAAGACATCAGCATATTAATAAAAATCCCCAATTCCGGAAAACACTATTTATGTGATTGCGGTGAAGCAAGTTTATTGACGGTGAAAGAAGTACAATCGGTTTCGGCAATATTCATCAGTCATACTCACATTGACCATTTTTCAAATTTCGATGGAATTTTCAGACATCAAATCGGAAGCGGAGAAAAAATCGTGATTTGCGGACCGAAAAATATTCATCAGCAAATTGAATCAAGATTACAATCTTACACCTGGAATTTAGTTGATGAAAATGCCATTGAATATGAAATCCGTGAGATCGTTTCAAAGGAAGAAATCAATGTGTATAAAATTCGACCGCCACACTGA
- a CDS encoding APC family permease — MELRIKPFPKNNYPKKGLLIKGSSPLIWLNEIEILGIDLNQIQSFPIPSNEPNVLYGCFLIFQNNVPTEIGRNSCFQCVDGKFFIPENTTFYPKINPEEWQNIDSEFLIMHPGFGLVKLNEEIDWTSLIQNPKQSEDKIRKPSNGIKIPQQIESYTVEMDDEKVLEALQKPQTEEEWMKDLPFDLKKVMAGNKKEIEKYLSYIEKYPDRAVDLGVPLDVMGTSRGDGFGKFKFLENTWFGKLFGSNSGDRSNSTYSQKYRWIFWVFLIVIGLVRLFIFLNKEKHVENAPMASSGKISDVDKNRMNPVVAYKSGVTDIDMKIDSMYGRKRRELMEEYMIANLMHHDYKKENAYEKYLKNGGRPIEKISKEADVIENKVTTSTDSLKRVYHKKIVKYLAQNEEKYKKKIADSLNKISSGKPADQGIVKTLLKKKQVLIEDSLGRLYGTKEYIEPPIDPNKAKKMETFENEKPYSKHNISFSEIIWLIIFMTGIVGLYSFVVKRKSLNIGGDNVPNGIKIFLIIILVVMLAYIFYPLIEMFGYNWFVWILIIGVVLLLYRLFSEDKTILKSDKDE; from the coding sequence ATGGAGCTTAGAATAAAACCTTTTCCGAAAAATAATTATCCTAAAAAAGGACTTTTAATTAAAGGTTCTTCTCCTTTGATATGGCTCAATGAGATCGAAATTTTAGGGATAGATTTAAACCAAATTCAGTCGTTTCCGATTCCTTCGAATGAACCGAATGTTTTGTATGGTTGCTTTTTAATTTTTCAAAATAATGTTCCGACTGAGATTGGCAGAAATTCTTGTTTTCAATGTGTTGACGGTAAGTTTTTTATTCCTGAAAACACCACTTTTTATCCAAAAATAAATCCCGAAGAATGGCAAAATATTGATTCGGAGTTTCTAATCATGCATCCGGGATTTGGATTAGTAAAATTGAATGAAGAAATCGACTGGACCTCATTAATTCAAAATCCAAAGCAATCTGAAGATAAAATCCGAAAACCGTCCAACGGTATAAAAATTCCTCAGCAAATTGAGAGTTATACCGTAGAAATGGATGATGAAAAAGTCTTAGAAGCACTTCAAAAACCACAAACTGAAGAAGAATGGATGAAAGATCTTCCTTTTGATCTGAAAAAAGTGATGGCCGGAAACAAAAAAGAGATTGAAAAATATTTAAGCTATATCGAAAAATATCCAGACAGAGCGGTAGATCTTGGAGTTCCGCTTGATGTGATGGGAACTTCCAGAGGTGATGGTTTTGGAAAATTTAAATTTTTAGAAAATACGTGGTTCGGAAAACTATTTGGTAGTAATTCCGGAGATCGGTCAAATTCAACTTATTCTCAAAAATACCGATGGATCTTTTGGGTGTTTTTAATTGTCATTGGGTTAGTCAGATTATTTATTTTTTTAAATAAGGAAAAGCATGTAGAAAATGCTCCAATGGCTTCATCGGGAAAAATTTCAGACGTAGATAAAAATAGGATGAATCCTGTTGTTGCTTACAAGTCAGGTGTCACGGATATTGATATGAAAATCGATTCGATGTATGGAAGAAAAAGACGTGAATTGATGGAGGAGTATATGATTGCAAATCTAATGCATCATGATTATAAGAAAGAAAATGCATATGAAAAATATCTTAAAAACGGAGGACGACCCATTGAAAAAATTTCTAAAGAAGCCGATGTCATAGAAAATAAAGTCACAACTTCAACTGATTCTTTAAAAAGAGTCTATCATAAAAAAATCGTAAAATATTTAGCTCAAAACGAAGAAAAATACAAGAAGAAAATTGCAGATTCTTTAAACAAAATAAGTTCAGGAAAACCTGCAGATCAGGGAATTGTAAAAACACTTTTGAAAAAGAAACAGGTATTGATTGAAGATTCGTTGGGTCGACTTTACGGAACAAAAGAATATATTGAACCGCCGATTGATCCTAATAAAGCAAAAAAAATGGAAACATTTGAAAATGAAAAACCTTACTCGAAACACAATATTTCTTTCTCGGAAATTATTTGGTTAATCATTTTCATGACGGGCATAGTCGGGCTTTATTCTTTTGTTGTAAAAAGGAAATCTTTAAATATTGGAGGCGATAATGTTCCAAATGGTATTAAAATTTTTCTAATTATTATACTTGTTGTAATGTTGGCGTATATTTTCTATCCTTTGATCGAAATGTTCGGTTACAACTGGTTTGTATGGATTCTCATTATCGGTGTTGTGTTGCTTCTTTACCGTCTTTTTAGCGAAGACAAAACCATTTTAAAATCAGACAAAGATGAATAG
- a CDS encoding AAA family ATPase: protein MTQNIEKLNRVLTYVKDTFVGKNDVVDLLGICLLARENAFLYGPPGTAKSAIVRTLAKTVKDGKNFEYLLTRFTEPNEIFGPFDIRKLKEGELLTNTEGMMPEASMVFLDEIFNANSAILNSLLMALNEKIFKRGKETKNLPALMFVGASNVLPEDEALNALFDRFLIRINVDYVHPDLLQQVLLAGRKQESNTDTEVPEILSHEIKELQNLCKSVDLKPIYEVYLNTIINLRNTGIAISDRRAVKLQNLIAASALICGRNEAILSDLWVLKNIWDTEEQIEILEGIINRTIEKDDHPKSHPQALQNKTPNPEEVMKDVKILVEKWNNETLSFEEQNVIKDKLRYLQTRCDWIRNPEQKQYIQQEIESLWQKILQTV, encoded by the coding sequence ATGACTCAAAATATAGAAAAATTAAACAGAGTTCTTACCTACGTAAAAGATACTTTCGTCGGAAAAAACGACGTTGTTGATTTGTTGGGAATCTGCCTTTTGGCCAGAGAAAACGCATTTTTGTATGGTCCTCCGGGAACTGCAAAATCTGCCATTGTGAGAACCTTGGCAAAAACAGTAAAAGACGGTAAAAACTTCGAATATCTGTTGACACGTTTCACAGAACCGAATGAGATTTTCGGACCTTTTGATATCAGAAAGCTGAAAGAAGGAGAATTGTTGACCAATACAGAAGGTATGATGCCGGAAGCGTCTATGGTTTTTCTGGATGAGATTTTCAATGCCAATTCAGCGATTCTGAATTCCCTTTTGATGGCTTTGAACGAAAAGATTTTTAAAAGAGGAAAAGAAACCAAAAATCTTCCTGCGCTTATGTTTGTGGGAGCAAGTAACGTTCTTCCTGAAGATGAAGCTTTGAATGCGTTATTCGACCGTTTTCTGATCAGGATTAATGTTGATTATGTACATCCCGATCTTCTTCAGCAGGTGCTTTTAGCCGGAAGAAAACAGGAAAGTAATACAGATACGGAAGTTCCCGAAATTCTGTCACATGAGATTAAAGAACTTCAAAATTTATGTAAATCTGTTGACTTAAAACCGATTTACGAAGTATATTTAAATACAATTATCAATCTTCGAAATACAGGAATTGCAATTTCCGACAGACGAGCCGTAAAACTGCAAAATTTAATTGCTGCAAGTGCTTTAATTTGCGGCAGAAACGAAGCCATTCTTTCAGATTTATGGGTGCTGAAAAACATTTGGGATACAGAAGAGCAAATTGAAATTTTAGAAGGAATTATCAACAGGACAATTGAAAAAGATGACCATCCGAAATCTCATCCGCAAGCTTTGCAAAACAAAACTCCGAATCCGGAAGAAGTTATGAAAGACGTGAAAATTCTGGTTGAAAAATGGAATAATGAAACCTTAAGTTTTGAGGAGCAAAATGTCATTAAAGATAAATTAAGATACCTTCAAACTAGATGCGACTGGATCAGAAATCCGGAGCAAAAACAATACATTCAACAAGAAATCGAAAGTTTATGGCAGAAGATTCTTCAAACGGTATAA
- a CDS encoding ribonuclease H-like YkuK family protein, which translates to METQQQTWQNMTGKIFQHSITQLVEEAIIREQANGHRLKVCVGSDSHVYGDAINYATAVVFIREGKGAFTFIRKEREIQNISIKERMLNEVNKSVEIAYAICSILENYDVEMEVHADINTDPDFKSNVALKDAMGYILGMGYVFKAKPYAFASSNCADMMV; encoded by the coding sequence ATGGAAACGCAACAACAAACATGGCAGAACATGACCGGAAAAATTTTCCAACACTCTATCACACAGCTGGTAGAAGAAGCCATCATCCGCGAACAGGCAAATGGACACCGACTGAAAGTATGTGTGGGTTCAGACTCCCACGTGTATGGTGATGCCATTAATTATGCTACGGCAGTTGTCTTTATTCGTGAGGGAAAAGGAGCGTTTACCTTTATCAGAAAAGAAAGAGAAATACAGAATATCAGTATCAAAGAGCGAATGTTGAACGAGGTCAACAAATCTGTAGAAATCGCCTACGCCATTTGCTCTATTCTGGAAAATTATGATGTGGAAATGGAGGTACACGCAGACATTAACACCGACCCGGATTTTAAATCCAACGTCGCTTTGAAAGACGCAATGGGATATATTCTGGGAATGGGATATGTGTTTAAAGCAAAACCTTACGCATTCGCAAGTTCCAATTGTGCTGATATGATGGTTTAA
- a CDS encoding cyclic-phosphate processing receiver domain-containing protein, with protein sequence MELTKRLLFLDDIRYPIEAYHYTKQDIFLRKDWHIVRNYEQFINRILEKGLPKMISFDHDLADEHYLEPDSQKFIEKTGYDSAKWLVEYCMDNYLDLPEFYCHSMNPVGKENIESLLNNFKNCN encoded by the coding sequence ATGGAACTCACAAAAAGATTATTATTTCTGGATGATATAAGATATCCGATTGAGGCGTATCATTATACAAAACAGGATATTTTCCTCAGAAAAGACTGGCATATTGTTCGGAATTACGAACAGTTTATCAACAGGATTTTGGAAAAAGGACTTCCGAAAATGATTTCTTTTGACCACGACCTTGCTGATGAGCATTATTTAGAACCAGATTCCCAGAAATTTATTGAAAAGACAGGCTACGATTCTGCAAAATGGTTGGTAGAATATTGTATGGATAATTATTTGGACTTACCAGAGTTCTACTGCCACTCAATGAATCCTGTTGGAAAGGAAAATATTGAAAGCCTTTTAAATAACTTTAAAAATTGTAATTAA
- the deoD gene encoding purine-nucleoside phosphorylase, producing MSIHISAKKGEIANVVLQPGDPLRAKYIAENFLENAKLVSQTRGIFYYTGLYKGKEISVGASGMGFPSIGIYSFELYTEYEVETIIRIGTCGGYSSDVKLFDILNVENAASESTYAKFAWGSEEEILPHQGNIFGIINETAEELSLKAKATNIHSSDIFYRKDPAVPAIATKYNCPAVEMEAFGLFANAKYLGKNAATILTVSDIIPTKEFISADEREKALKPMIELALEAALKVV from the coding sequence ATGAGTATTCACATCAGTGCAAAAAAAGGAGAAATTGCTAACGTTGTTTTACAACCCGGAGATCCGTTACGTGCCAAATATATTGCTGAGAATTTTCTTGAAAACGCCAAATTGGTAAGCCAGACCAGAGGTATTTTTTACTATACAGGTCTTTATAAAGGTAAGGAAATCTCTGTGGGAGCAAGCGGAATGGGCTTTCCGAGCATAGGAATTTATTCTTTTGAGCTGTACACAGAATATGAGGTGGAAACGATTATCAGAATCGGAACTTGTGGCGGATATTCGAGCGACGTAAAATTATTTGATATTCTAAATGTAGAAAATGCAGCCAGTGAAAGTACCTATGCAAAATTTGCATGGGGTTCTGAAGAAGAAATACTCCCTCATCAAGGAAATATTTTCGGTATTATCAACGAAACTGCTGAAGAATTATCTTTAAAAGCTAAAGCTACCAACATTCACAGCAGTGATATTTTTTACAGAAAAGATCCTGCAGTTCCGGCAATTGCAACCAAATACAACTGTCCTGCAGTAGAAATGGAAGCATTCGGATTGTTTGCCAATGCCAAATATTTGGGTAAAAATGCAGCAACTATTCTTACGGTTTCTGACATTATCCCTACTAAAGAATTTATTTCGGCAGACGAAAGAGAAAAAGCACTGAAACCAATGATTGAGCTGGCTCTGGAAGCCGCTTTGAAGGTGGTTTAA
- a CDS encoding WG repeat-containing protein, translating to MKKIVILSLTIGSFYSCSQKKEKTFAEDATVQNKDTIINGLVVNNYKEKGLYKTFKNADNKYGISDAKGNVIVEAAYDGLEKRSDFYYMSHNANKPDALVWLDVQNKKLIVLPDYIDHHLNIKDNVDVVVDKNQKMGIIESGKKVLIPFQYESIEKIGNKYFAKQSGKSSIDVFDQSLKKDILPFSLKDAVLLSDKENLVTVTNDKDKMGIINSDLKLLAPFEYSSIVAYSYDNHYFIVSKRDADGQPLFGIMDNQFKIVVPMTYTSIDESDNEEKKLEVTKDNVTKTVDFKDFITKK from the coding sequence ATGAAAAAGATAGTAATACTTTCACTTACAATAGGTAGTTTTTACAGTTGTTCTCAGAAAAAAGAAAAAACATTTGCAGAAGATGCGACTGTTCAGAATAAAGACACGATTATAAATGGATTAGTCGTTAATAATTACAAAGAAAAAGGATTATATAAGACATTTAAAAATGCAGATAATAAATACGGAATATCAGATGCCAAAGGAAATGTTATTGTAGAGGCTGCCTACGACGGGCTTGAAAAACGAAGCGATTTTTATTATATGTCTCATAATGCAAATAAACCGGATGCTCTTGTTTGGTTGGATGTTCAAAACAAAAAACTCATCGTTCTTCCGGATTATATAGATCATCATTTAAATATAAAAGATAATGTTGATGTAGTTGTTGATAAAAACCAAAAAATGGGGATAATTGAGTCTGGAAAAAAAGTGTTGATCCCTTTTCAATATGAAAGCATTGAAAAAATAGGCAACAAATATTTTGCAAAACAAAGTGGTAAAAGCAGTATAGATGTTTTTGATCAAAGTTTGAAAAAAGATATACTCCCTTTTAGCTTGAAAGATGCTGTTTTATTATCAGATAAAGAAAATTTAGTTACTGTTACCAATGATAAAGATAAGATGGGTATCATCAATTCAGATCTGAAATTATTAGCTCCTTTTGAATACTCAAGTATTGTGGCTTATTCATATGATAATCATTACTTTATAGTGTCTAAAAGAGATGCGGATGGTCAGCCTTTATTTGGTATTATGGATAATCAATTTAAAATTGTTGTTCCCATGACTTATACCTCTATAGACGAAAGTGATAATGAGGAGAAAAAACTTGAAGTAACCAAAGATAATGTAACCAAAACAGTAGATTTCAAAGATTTTATTACTAAAAAATAA
- a CDS encoding tetratricopeptide repeat protein, with protein MNRQKFVDKFMAAFFILVIIKVLGILAQLFHQSFLSVLGTLAIFAIVAFIIFMVLLRLEDKEKNGNLFGKKVGGGSSYVESSLFDRIRNKYEDLAQKYITEKDYKKAAKVYMNLLQDNYRGAKTLEDGGFYNEAAVIYLKKLKNKSEAANCYEKAKQYRKAIDLYKELEQKEKVGDLYRQINDVKNSNTYYQMVVDDYVSNNQMVKGSSIYRKKMEMPDEAQKILLKGWEEDRDSFNCLNNYFANIFDVKKLDQQIQELYDKTSSDKKITYLEAMKYEFKKDPKLQETTRNIAYGIIAEKVATRSEIINELKHFNPDDEVILKDISRYKTGRNRMFRN; from the coding sequence ATGAATAGGCAGAAGTTTGTAGACAAATTCATGGCGGCATTTTTTATTCTGGTGATCATTAAGGTTCTCGGGATTTTGGCGCAGCTGTTTCATCAGAGTTTTTTGAGTGTTCTTGGGACTTTGGCAATTTTTGCTATCGTTGCTTTTATCATTTTTATGGTGCTTCTTCGTTTGGAAGACAAAGAAAAAAATGGAAATCTGTTTGGAAAAAAAGTCGGTGGCGGCAGTTCTTATGTGGAAAGTTCACTTTTTGACAGAATCAGAAATAAATATGAAGATCTTGCCCAAAAATACATCACCGAAAAAGATTATAAAAAAGCAGCAAAAGTATATATGAATTTGCTTCAGGACAATTATCGAGGGGCAAAAACTTTGGAAGACGGAGGTTTTTATAATGAAGCGGCGGTGATCTATCTTAAAAAATTAAAAAATAAATCTGAAGCGGCAAACTGTTATGAAAAAGCAAAACAATACAGAAAAGCAATCGATTTGTATAAAGAACTTGAGCAAAAAGAAAAAGTAGGCGACTTGTACAGGCAAATTAATGATGTTAAAAATTCCAACACCTATTATCAAATGGTTGTAGACGATTATGTGAGCAACAATCAGATGGTAAAAGGCTCATCAATCTATCGTAAAAAAATGGAAATGCCGGACGAAGCGCAGAAAATTTTGTTGAAAGGCTGGGAAGAAGATCGAGATTCTTTCAATTGTCTGAATAATTACTTTGCCAATATTTTTGATGTTAAAAAACTCGATCAGCAAATTCAGGAGTTGTATGATAAAACGTCTTCCGATAAAAAGATTACTTACCTTGAAGCCATGAAGTATGAATTTAAAAAAGATCCGAAACTTCAAGAAACAACAAGAAATATCGCTTACGGAATCATCGCCGAAAAAGTAGCAACCCGCTCTGAAATCATCAACGAATTAAAGCATTTTAATCCAGATGATGAAGTGATTTTGAAAGATATTTCGAGATATAAAACGGGGAGAAATAGGATGTTTAGAAATTGA